aatttATGTACAACTTTAAATTTCATAAAGAtaccaaaattttaaagaaattcaattatttaaattgaccactatacatacacacatataatgAGTTCAATTGGTCTCTTTTTGAGACTGTTttcaacttcttcttttttttgtcactatcttttccctttttcttttccatgacCGCTTCTCCCACTTGCAAATTGATAAATTCTGTTGAAGACTTGAAATCTCATTTTGGGTAAAAGTTACAGGAATCACTCTGAATCGATTTGGACACTTCGCGAACGATTCCCAGGGAGCATGTAAGAATCTACATCATCACGACGTGTGCCAGGGAAGTAAAACTCAGTTTGAAGTTAGATAATCTATACATATTGCAAGCCAGACCAAGTCGCATTAGTAAGGGAGAAAAAGCAAAATAGTTTAGCCATGTTCTAGTCATTTTATGTGAGAgatagagatggagagagaaagagagggaaattCAGAAGTGAAGTACATCAACTTTACAAGCATATCTTAATGTGGATCGTCAATGGGAGTAAGGCCCTATAGCTGCCCACCCTACAAACTGATCTTTGCAGAGACGTGAAGTCCATCTATGAAGTGTTCGGCTCAAATGTCTACAGGATAAAGTGTTTGGACGGAAAAATGTCTTCGAGATGACGCGCCAAATTCAGGGCACCCAACACTTGACGCGGCCTGAGAAACACATTCAACGGTGGGGACATCAGCGAGTTCAGAGAAATAGCCGAGGGATGTCGAGCGAACCGGTTAGTAAATTAACACCACTGCGATCAACTCACCGACCAAATCAAAATGATCCATTTTGTACCAACTTGACATAACGCATCATAAAAGGCTTATTCCTGAAAAAGACAAACCTTCTTTCTAAGATCCACAATAGGAACAGTGAGACCCTCTCGAGTTGGTCCGCAACTTACAGTGGAGAACTTTCTCTATACACAAGCCCTGTACATTTTTCACCGGCTGACCGACAGACGCAAAGTCTTCATTCATtgagaatgaagaaaagagGGCAGCTCCTGATCGTTATCTCAGAACTATCACCACTGCCCTCAGCATCTGCCTTCCTATATCCAACAGCCGCATCATATAAACGAATCAAGATAACTGTAAGTGTGTTTTCTGCTGTACTGAAGCAGGCTTGCATAAATTCGATCCCACACCCCAATGAAAAGCGACTCTGTGTCTGGACTGAAAGAGATACCGGAAATCTCGCCAAAGAAATCAATTTCTTGACGCTTCTTGCAATCCATCTTAGTGTCATATATATGCACGAAATCAGCAGGCTCAGCTACCGCCATGAATCGCCCATCTGAAGAGTAGCGAATCGATCGCACAGCACCCAAATTTCCCCTTAAGACTGCAATAGATGAAGACAAATTCCTGATGTCCCACACACGGCATGTCTTGTCCTGGTTCCCCGTAGCAAATGTGCAGCCATCAGGGTGCCAAGCAGATGCAAAGGAGAAGTCCAAATGACCCACCAACGGCGACACAGTCTGCAAGGTCAGATGGATGTGGATTAGGCAATAGCAAGCAAAACTGAGGTCACTTAATATTGACAATGAAATTCAGCTGTCCTGAAAGTCCATATGGCATGTTCAAATGTATAGACAAACGTTTGGAAAAGTGAGCGTGTGAGGCAAATGACATAGccacagtctctctctctctctcatacacacacGCATATCCAGCTCCACAGGTTTACTTCCAACCCCTTTCCGTCCTTTAACGGTTTAACCAAGTGACAGATGTTGTCCAACAATCTAATAACTATCCAATTAAATGAAGGATACACCACTACTTCAAAGATATACCAGAAGCATATGAATGTGGGATGCAACCCAACTTGGACATGGTGCTGAGGACATCCAAGCATGGTCTCACTCATCAACATGTGAAGGGTGGGCTACACATCAGGAGGTAAGGAAAATCAGATTATTCTTGGAGATCCAAGTTGTCGTTGGAACTTCAAGCATTCCCCTTCTGGAGGCATGTGAGTGAACTGGATGGAGGTCAAATACACAAagccaaacacaaaatttttgaagaatgttTCCAGATAATGCTAACATGCAGCCCTAGAAAATGCACAgcaaatatgttttttcatgtaaacattttgaaaaagatCTTCTACCGAAGTAGGTTAGTAGGTTAAAGATGAGCTATAAAGAATTTGAGTAATTTGTGAAATTACATTACCTTTCCACTCTGTGAATCCACCAGTAATCCATCTGCGTCATCACCAACAACTACCAAAAGTTTACGGTCCGGACTAATGGATGTATGCTGCCACACAAATAAACATTGTCAACAAGATACTCTAGCAACCAATATGCAATACAAACCGACAAACCAAGCACtaacataaaacaaagaaagtataTGTGATCTGATAAGGTCTTACATTTACTGCCCAAGGGAAGGTGAAATGCTTCAAGAGCTGAAACCTCTCTGTTTCAAATTCACGTACTCCACAATCATTATTCGAGGCCATGAAATGCACGTTGCCACTAGGAAAGAGCCAAAGGGATCATAACAGAAAAAGATTGAGCTGCCATATTAATCAAACAATCTTATCCATGAACCAATCAAAATCTAGCACAGAATTACCTCAAGTTGTCATATATCTCAATGGCATTTGTAATAGCATTATCATCAAATGTTGTTCTCCTACAAAAGCTAACCCCTTCCTGTTCCAGTTGCTGATTGCAAGAGAATAAATTACGTCAGAAGCCGTGTAAGCTAAGGAGAAGAAGGCATTACATCATCAGCAGTTTTTAAATCTCAAGGTGAAGTACACAAATGTTCTATTATTACCAACAATGATTACTTACAAGTAGCAATACAACTTCAGTTGAGTAGCTCTATCACATGGGGTTTTCAGATCACAAACCATTTACCCTCACCATTAATGTTAGCAAGGCCTAAAAAACCATCTTCTGTCCCTCAACAGAACCAATGAGTAACTAAGGACTAACTTAAGGGAGCTTAGACAAACCATGTCCTTCAGAAAGATGAACTGCCTAAGAGAAAGGATATTATCCATGATCACTAGAAAAGTCACACAAAGTGGTCTCTAGCAATGCCatgatgaataaaaaatgatgGAATCAAAAGGGTTagagtttttttatttcaaagttGGGTAAGAGCAACTTCCTAGAAATTAGGTAAGAAAATCAAAGGTTTCACAGCTAATTGCTTACTAGGTTGCTGGTCATCTGCTAGATCGAAACCAGGTTGCAAACTGCTTCGCATGGGTAGAGATGCTGATACTTGGTAGTTGGTATGACAATattcaaaaatagaaaacacCAAAAAGCACAGAAAATTGTACACTATTTGTGGAAATACCAAATACAACTGCAACTATCAAGCTTTGACACAATAGGCATTTTTAGATAGAAATATTTCACATATTGaagaatgttgaattgatgatgaCAATGTAGCTTGACATTCAAGAGGATGAAGTGATGAACTACTGGCCTGATGGTGACCATCATCATCTTACCTAAATATCCTTACATATCCATTTACATAGACAGGTAGAGCGAGGCACATACCAATCACcaataaagaagaaaactagAAGACTTTCTTCACCTAAAAAATGTGGCCTAgcataaaaccattttcatCATGAGTGGAGCCAAGATAcactaaaatcaaaattccactGTGTACTGGAGAAGAGCAGAGCACACTCATATCAGGGATAAGCTCATCCTTTTTTATTCTGGATTAGGCAATCTCTGCTTAGGAAGACCCACCAGATCGTTCTTAGGAAAACCTACCAGACCATTCCAAGAGATTCACCAAATAATTGATTCTGTTGAGCTTAAAGGTCTTAACTTACCCCCTGGCCAGGTGACAAAGTTTTTGCTAGCATAAAACCTTTAGGTTTgccaaaaaataatattttaacagAATTCATATTCATAGCCATTGGAAAATTAGAAGTTTGGTAAATGGAACAGTTTGtaactgttccatgaatctgcgcCAActttggggcagattcatataacatttttcaaagtgttccatgaatttgccccaatCTTTGGGtcatattcatggaacagttacatactgttcTGTTTGTCCAACAGACCCTTAAGGAATTTCCAAGTCCCTAGAGGTCAATAGAGGAAAACACTCAAGTTGTCATAAATAGGATTTGGGTCCCCCCTAAGTGGACCATGACCCTGACCCAATTTTGTAATCACCTATAAATAGGTGAATCATGCTAGTTTTAGGCATCCAGAGAGATTAATGAATAGTCGATCCCTCGCTGGGCTGGGGACTTAACCATAATTCCTATCTTGTGAGTTGCTTTAGCTGTTGTTATCTCTTATCTTGATAGGCAGGAAATTAGATAGCTGCAGGGTGCTATCATTTGCATCAGAGCTCAATTACAGCAGGCACTAAAGTCGAAACTATGTCGGGACGTGAGGTTCTTTCTCTAAGTCACCTGGATGCTGCAATTTGACTGTTgcacccgtgtcgacacgaCTCGGGTACGGGTGCGGCTTGGATTCGCACCCGACTCAGGtcaacaagagtcgggtgcAGCTGAAAGCACccgatcatttttgtccattttggacatgcacccgactcgcgtttgacTCGAGTCGGGTGCAGTCAAACCTCATCAAGCctgtttttgtccttttttatattttttttattttaaagatttttagCGTTAAAAGGAaggtttaacatttttttccatttcacttgtttaatgtttgtactttgtaagcatgttaattcttaatatgttacattcatatacacaatacattataacttataagtacgtaatatataatttatccataaagTGCGTAGCGTAGAGTGTATAGACTATAGTGTACactctaaatttcttaattcttatatgtgtgtgtgtgtgtgtccatatatatatatatataaaataataacaaataaatattctcgccgcaccgccgcacctaaattttttgggatgtgccgcaTGGGCACCGGCGCCCCGCACCTAGGTGACATAgctctttctttgttgaaaaGCTTCAAGAAGTAAACTGAAGAGGAATGCTGCTCTAGAGATTGGAGACAATGGCTCGAGACCACCAAGGATTGGAAGGGTAGAGCAGAAGGTCGAGCACGTGTTGGCAACACAACAAACGTTCAAGGCCTTCATGAAGTTCTAGAAAAGGTAAGCCCTTGTTCTACTCCTTAGAACACCTTGATTTTCCAGCACCTGGGTGGTCGAGGAAATCGGTGTCCCTCTCTCAACCGACCACCTCTACACCAAGGAGATTAGGAAAACCATTCTTTTCCTGAAACAAAGACACGAACAGGGGAGAATAGTCATCCCTTCAAGACATCAAAAATGGAAGTCCCTCATTTTGCAATAGAAGACCCACTCGGTTGCGCCTTTCATGCAAAGCAATTTTTGAATGTTAGTGTGTTACAGTGGAATAACGAGTTAATCATGTCGCAATTCACCTTTGGGGACATGCAAATAGGTGGCAATGGATGATTGCGCAGTAGGGCAAGCCCAGTTGGGAACAAATTTATGGAGGCCCTTTTCATCAGATTTGGTCTCTCGCTTTATCTAGATTATAATGTGGAGTTGTATGAAATCAGGCAGAAAGAAACTGTGGTCCTCAAGCCGAGTTCAAGGAATTAAACAATATGGTCAGAGGTTGGTCATCGAAAGCACTGATCTGCATTTTGATTGGGGGACAGCGGGAGGATATCAGAATAGAAGTGCAGGCTGCAAGGCCTCAATCTCGGTTGGAAAGCTTTGAGTTGGCTAGAATTGCTGAAGAAAAGGTCGTCAAACTAGGGAATGGTAAGAGAGGTGCCAATCTGCATTTAAGTTTGCTATGCTGCCTAAGGAAACAAATGATACCTTGCCCAATCAGAGGAGAGACAACCTTGCCCAAATCAGAGGAGAGACAACCGAAAGGGTAAGTCCACCATAGTGAGGAAATTAAGCCCTAAACAGATAAGGGATAGACGACATAGAGGCTtgtgtttcaagtttcaactataGGAAAAGTGGACTCCAGGTCATGCATGCATAAGGCTGCATATGGTCATTTG
This window of the Nymphaea colorata isolate Beijing-Zhang1983 chromosome 2, ASM883128v2, whole genome shotgun sequence genome carries:
- the LOC116248051 gene encoding uncharacterized WD repeat-containing protein C2A9.03-like: MSFYREEDFEYMADENERDEFMDDVDDEFHGRDAREMENEDEYDVLIRVTDTSAAQARKGKDIQGIPWERLNITREGYRRTRLEQYRNYENVPASGDVMEKECKQVSKGGNYYEFRHNARSVKSTILHFQLRNLVWATSKHDVYLMSNYSVIHWSSLACTPSEVLNVSGRITPAERYPGSLLEGFSQPQISTLAVKDNLLVAGGFQGELICKQLEQEGVSFCRRTTFDDNAITNAIEIYDNLSGNVHFMASNNDCGVREFETERFQLLKHFTFPWAVNHTSISPDRKLLVVVGDDADGLLVDSQSGKTVSPLVGHLDFSFASAWHPDGCTFATGNQDKTCRVWDIRNLSSSIAVLRGNLGAVRSIRYSSDGRFMAVAEPADFVHIYDTKMDCKKRQEIDFFGEISGISFSPDTESLFIGVWDRIYASLLQYSRKHTYSYLDSFI